The sequence TCCTCAGCGTCATCGGCGACTCGCGCGTGCTGGCCAACAGCCAGACGCAGCTGTCCGTGGGGCTGACCGAGGCGCTGTCCCTGAGCGCGAGCTTCCTCGTGAAGACGGACAGCGAGCCGCCCGCCGGCAAGGTGTCCACCGACACCGCGTTGGCCCTCAGCCTCGAAGTGAAGCTGTAGCCCGCAGCGGCAACGCGGCGCCGGAGAGACTCCTGGCGCCGCGCTGGCCCGCGGTCTCGAAGTGGAGCTGTCGCCCGCAAAAGCAACGCGGCGCCGGGGAAGTCCCTGGCGCCGCGTGGGTGGGGCCTTTTCAGGCCCCGAAGCTTCCGAGTGGCTCAGTGGCCGCCGTGGCTCTCGGACTTCTCCTCCGAGCCGTGGTGACGCACGCCGCCGCCGTAGCGGCCTTCCTTCACGTTGGCGCCGATGTCCGGCGGCTGCAGGTCGCTGTACTGCGAGCCGGGCGGGTTGGAGAAGCGGAAGCGGGTGCCGAGGTCGATGAGCGGCACCGCCAGCATCAACATCACGAAGAGGATGGACACGCAGAAGACAATGCGGTTCGCGCCTTTGTGGTCGATGAGGTGCATGAAGTACAGCGTCACCAGCGTGCCCTTCGTCGTGGCGATGAC comes from Pyxidicoccus parkwaysis and encodes:
- a CDS encoding cytochrome C oxidase subunit IV family protein, which encodes MAIANESRQEAHNMEEHHGSGRYWIIWAALLVLTLVTVFTGKMHMPSFGLALALVIATTKGTLVTLYFMHLIDHKGANRIVFCVSILFVMLMLAVPLIDLGTRFRFSNPPGSQYSDLQPPDIGANVKEGRYGGGVRHHGSEEKSESHGGH